Genomic window (Atribacteraceae bacterium):
AGCACTGTGAACCAATCCTGATTTAATCAGCATGATCATCACCATCCATCGTTGTTGTTATTCTTTACGAAATCCATACCGCTTCACGCTTCTGGCGCTTGTTGGTGGCCCCGATCAAATTTTCTCCGGGAAGACCGGAAGATCACCGTCGAAAAGCGCTCGTTAAGAATTCGGCGGTTATTTGCCATCAACAGTCAAGGGTAGAGGAGGAACTGTTTTCGCAGTTCCCGGAAAGCGGACAGTTCCTGCTGGTACTCTTGTTCGATTTCCCTGGGAGTCAGTCCGGCTTCCCACCAGTGGCCTATCCGGTCGGTACCCATAATTTTTTCAAACATCGAGGGCTCGTCAGTTCCCCGAGGGATGGGAAAGCCGGTCAACCGGTAGGCAAAAGTCAGGGCATGTAGACCGGTCCGGGCCGGGTTGAACGTTCGGTAGTCGATGATCTGTAGTTTCACGCCTCCGAAATCGTCACGTCGGTCAGGGATAAAAACCACCCCGGGCAGGCTGGAGTTGTTGAGGAGATCCGCAAAGCGGTTCTCGTCAATGCCCCTTCCTCCGATCCAGCGGAAAAAATCTCTTTGAATGATCCCGGTTCCTTCGCCAAGGCCGGTGGCCATGTAACCAAAGGCTGATTCGATATCGGGGATCATTGGCGAGGTCGGGATCCAGGTGAGCCCGGTGTCCGGAAAGAGCATGTCCCGGGTGTACCCGGCCATGGGGATAACGGTCAGATGGGCGTTGATTGACCGGTTAAAAAAGAGAGACAGTTCGCCGATCGTCATGCCGTGGGCCATGGGAAGCGTATCTACTCCGACGAAACTCCGGAAACGTTCTTCGAGTACCGGTCCCTCGACAATCACTCCACCCAGCGGATTAGGCCGGTCGAGTACGATGACTTTCTTTCCTTCTTCGGCTGCGGCGCGCATGGCGTACTGCAGGGTGGAAATAAAGGTGTACCAGCGGGCTCCGATATCCTGCACGTCGAATACCAAAGTATCAAGATCGCGGAGCATCGCTTCAGTGGGTTTGCGGGTCGGCCCGTACAGGCTGTAGACTGGAATGCCGAACAGTGGATGGGTGAACGAAGCGACATATTCACCCGCTTTTGCCGTCCCATCGATCCCGTGTTCGGGAGCGAACAGGGCGGTGAGCTGTATCGCGGGATGGGTGGCGAAGAGATCCTTGGTCCGTTCCCCCCGGCCATTGACCCCGCTCTGGTTGGTGATCAGCCCAATCCTTTGTCCGGCGACCAGCGAGGTGTAGTGGTCCAGGAATATATCGACGCCCAGTTGAATACGAGGCGTTGCTGAAAGCGAAGAAGAAAAGTCCCCGGGCAACACAAGCGTCAGGGTCAAGACGAGAATCATTAGGCTGAAAGTCCGCTGTACGATCGTCGATCACCTCAAAGGGATGCAATATGGGATTCTCTCATGGTTAGCATATCGAGAACGGAAAAGGAAATCCTGCCTATTGTACCCGCTTTGGCTCTGGATAACAAATCACCCAAATCCGGGCAAGGTTTTTCACTTTTTCTGATACAATGAACTGGTTTGATTCAATAAATGATGACCGGAAGGAGCCAGCGATCTTTGTGACCCGAGCTCAATTCTTATCCGCGGGATGGGAAGAACACAATTTTCCGCCTCCTATTTATCCGGAATTCGCTTTCGTGGGGAGATCCAATGTCGGAAAGTCTTCGCTCATCAATCTGTTGGTAGGAATGAAAAACTTAGCCAGAACTTCCAATTCACCAGGAAAAACCCGGTTGATTCAGCATTATTGCGTTGAGGAAAAATGGTATTTTGCCGATCTGCCCGGCTATGGTTTCGCCAGGGTGTCAAAAGGCGAAAGAGGTCGCTGGGATCGTTACATTACCCGTTATCTCGTGACCCGGAAGAATCTCCTCAACCTTTTTGTCTTGCTGGATGCCCGGCTTTGCCTGCAAGCAGTCGATGCCGGGTTTATGAATTGGCTCATGGCCCGCCGGATTCCCTACGTGGTCGCTCTAACCAAAATCGATAAACTCTCCCGGACCAAACGGGATCATCGCCTGGCCTGCCTGAGGAAGGAGTTGACCGGTCCAGACGGCCTGTTTCCGGCGTTCTTTCCCGTATCGT
Coding sequences:
- a CDS encoding DUF1343 domain-containing protein; this encodes MILVLTLTLVLPGDFSSSLSATPRIQLGVDIFLDHYTSLVAGQRIGLITNQSGVNGRGERTKDLFATHPAIQLTALFAPEHGIDGTAKAGEYVASFTHPLFGIPVYSLYGPTRKPTEAMLRDLDTLVFDVQDIGARWYTFISTLQYAMRAAAEEGKKVIVLDRPNPLGGVIVEGPVLEERFRSFVGVDTLPMAHGMTIGELSLFFNRSINAHLTVIPMAGYTRDMLFPDTGLTWIPTSPMIPDIESAFGYMATGLGEGTGIIQRDFFRWIGGRGIDENRFADLLNNSSLPGVVFIPDRRDDFGGVKLQIIDYRTFNPARTGLHALTFAYRLTGFPIPRGTDEPSMFEKIMGTDRIGHWWEAGLTPREIEQEYQQELSAFRELRKQFLLYP
- the yihA gene encoding ribosome biogenesis GTP-binding protein YihA/YsxC — protein: MTRAQFLSAGWEEHNFPPPIYPEFAFVGRSNVGKSSLINLLVGMKNLARTSNSPGKTRLIQHYCVEEKWYFADLPGYGFARVSKGERGRWDRYITRYLVTRKNLLNLFVLLDARLCLQAVDAGFMNWLMARRIPYVVALTKIDKLSRTKRDHRLACLRKELTGPDGLFPAFFPVSSVTGEGKAELLSFMESAGRSRPSVRP